A DNA window from Roseovarius sp. Pro17 contains the following coding sequences:
- a CDS encoding methyltetrahydrofolate cobalamin methyltransferase, whose amino-acid sequence MTRTIVESKTKTAVIGFDEPFCVIGERINPTGRKKLAAQLEAGDFSTIEMDAVAQANCGATVLDINAGVVYNSNPNPNETEPPLMTKIVELVQGLVDLPLCIDSSVPAALEAGLKTCEGRPLLNSVTGEEERLEFVLPLVKKYNVPVVAISNDDTGISEDPNVRFEVAKKIVQRAADFGIPAHDIVVDPLVMPIGAMGTAGLQVFALVRRLREELGVNTTCGASNISFGLPNRHGINNAFLPMAMGAGMTSAIMNPVGLPVPPSKIAEKRAEVAATGLEIPEDMDDETFCQLFGLGSTLPKAGSEMEAIRAANFLTNNDAHGGEWIKFNKPPPKVGEEGRGRAGRIGGRRRR is encoded by the coding sequence ATGACCCGCACTATCGTCGAGAGCAAAACGAAAACCGCCGTCATCGGCTTTGACGAACCCTTTTGCGTCATCGGCGAGCGCATCAACCCAACGGGGCGTAAAAAACTGGCGGCCCAGTTGGAGGCGGGTGATTTTTCGACCATCGAAATGGACGCCGTCGCACAGGCCAATTGCGGCGCGACTGTCCTCGATATCAACGCGGGTGTCGTCTATAACTCGAACCCCAACCCGAACGAAACCGAACCACCGCTGATGACCAAGATCGTCGAGCTGGTTCAGGGGCTTGTCGATCTACCGCTGTGCATCGACAGTTCGGTTCCTGCCGCGCTTGAGGCCGGATTGAAGACGTGCGAGGGCCGCCCCCTGCTGAATTCAGTCACCGGCGAGGAAGAGCGGCTGGAATTCGTGCTGCCGCTGGTTAAGAAATATAACGTCCCCGTTGTGGCCATTTCCAACGACGATACCGGTATTTCCGAGGATCCCAACGTGCGTTTTGAGGTGGCGAAAAAGATCGTCCAGCGCGCTGCTGATTTTGGCATCCCCGCGCATGACATCGTGGTCGATCCGCTCGTCATGCCAATCGGCGCGATGGGCACGGCGGGTCTTCAGGTCTTTGCCCTCGTGCGTCGCCTGCGCGAGGAGTTGGGCGTGAACACCACGTGTGGCGCATCCAACATCAGCTTTGGTTTGCCCAACCGGCACGGTATCAATAACGCCTTCCTGCCCATGGCGATGGGCGCTGGCATGACATCGGCTATCATGAACCCGGTCGGCCTGCCTGTTCCACCCTCGAAAATCGCGGAAAAGCGGGCCGAAGTCGCCGCTACCGGCCTTGAGATTCCTGAGGACATGGATGACGAAACATTCTGCCAACTCTTCGGCCTTGGCAGCACCCTGCCCAAAGCGGGCAGCGAGATGGAGGCGATTCGCGCCGCCAATTTCCTGACCAATAACGACGCGCACGGCGGCGAATGGATCAAGTTCAACAAGCCGCCGCCCAAGGTCGGCGAAGAGGGCCGCGGCCGGGCGGGCCGCATCGGCGGGCGTCGTCGCCGCTGA
- a CDS encoding PHB depolymerase family esterase has translation MMNFNAGAWRPANNDARPMSAADDLVRRTLAQHGLMPDGAGLPGLTGLPGADIARPAPTIPDGALFSRDTHAGHSGSRAYRTYVPASAGQGIKGIVTMLHGCTQTPEDFATGTGMNALAEQHNLIVIYPEQARGANAQTCWNWFSKGDQRRDRGEPEIIAGMTKRAMAEHGVPRTQTFVAGLSAGAAMAVILGETYPDIFAAVGAHSGLPFGAASDVPSAFAAMAGTAGAATGRLKPSDMRTIVFHGTADRTVHPANGDTIADMAEASSIAASVRTTQTGQAGGRGYRRAIASGPEGDVRLEHWTVEGLGHAWSGGQPGGSYADPAGPDASAEMIRFFMNINSQEILK, from the coding sequence ATGATGAATTTCAACGCTGGCGCATGGCGCCCGGCGAACAATGATGCACGCCCGATGAGCGCCGCCGACGACCTCGTTCGGCGCACCCTCGCGCAGCATGGCCTGATGCCGGATGGCGCGGGACTACCGGGGCTTACGGGTCTGCCTGGCGCCGACATCGCAAGGCCTGCGCCCACGATACCGGATGGCGCATTGTTTTCGCGCGATACCCACGCGGGCCACAGCGGCAGCCGCGCCTACCGCACCTATGTTCCTGCCTCGGCGGGGCAGGGCATCAAGGGCATTGTGACTATGCTGCATGGCTGCACTCAGACGCCCGAGGATTTCGCGACAGGCACCGGCATGAACGCGCTGGCCGAACAGCACAATCTGATCGTGATCTATCCTGAGCAGGCGCGCGGTGCCAATGCGCAGACCTGCTGGAACTGGTTCAGCAAGGGCGATCAACGCCGCGACCGCGGCGAGCCCGAGATTATCGCAGGCATGACGAAACGCGCGATGGCCGAACATGGCGTGCCGCGTACGCAAACTTTTGTCGCAGGTCTGTCGGCGGGCGCGGCGATGGCAGTGATTTTGGGCGAGACTTATCCGGATATCTTTGCCGCAGTAGGCGCGCATTCCGGTCTGCCCTTCGGCGCGGCCAGCGACGTTCCCTCGGCGTTTGCCGCGATGGCGGGGACGGCGGGCGCTGCGACTGGCCGGCTCAAACCTTCGGATATGCGCACGATCGTGTTCCACGGCACAGCCGATCGAACCGTTCACCCTGCCAACGGCGACACCATCGCGGATATGGCTGAGGCAAGCAGCATCGCCGCCTCAGTCCGCACGACACAAACGGGACAGGCGGGCGGACGCGGCTATCGCCGGGCCATCGCGTCGGGTCCCGAAGGGGACGTGCGGCTGGAGCATTGGACCGTCGAGGGTCTCGGCCACGCATGGTCCGGCGGGCAGCCGGGCGGCAGCTACGCGGACCCGGCTGGGCCGGATGCCAGCGCCGAGATGATCCGCTTTTTCATGAACATCAACTCTCAGGAGATACTCAAATGA
- a CDS encoding Ppx/GppA phosphatase family protein — MTPKRPQGAGAIPIPVESPAPKPPERSPLYAALDLGTNSCRMLIAEPRGSQFRVIDSFSKSVQLGAGLEKTGQLSRASIGRTIQALRVCQQKLKRHKVKSMRLIATEACRRADNGASFMARVRRETGLTLDVITPLEEAQLAVVSCAPLVSPETDQLLVVDIGGGSTELVWIDLTDVPRADRRRAIMRLHGGFNTCRAEDGPHVRVVDWISVPLGVATLRDQFRDVADDAARFALMSWFFEENLVEFAPYKSEQTREGFQIVGTSGTVTTVAASHLNLKRYDRNRVDGLRMTSDEIDTVIRSYLTLGPEGRRLDPRIGLDRHALIMSGVAILQALLRCWPTDRLSVADRGLREGMLYAQMSADGVLSIEEDA, encoded by the coding sequence ATGACGCCCAAGCGTCCCCAAGGTGCGGGCGCAATCCCTATACCGGTTGAGAGCCCCGCGCCGAAACCGCCCGAACGGTCGCCGCTCTATGCGGCGCTTGATCTGGGTACCAATAGCTGCCGGATGCTGATCGCGGAGCCCCGCGGCAGCCAATTCCGTGTGATCGACAGTTTTAGCAAGTCGGTGCAGTTGGGCGCCGGTCTGGAAAAGACCGGCCAGTTATCGCGCGCCTCCATCGGGCGCACGATACAGGCGTTGCGCGTGTGCCAGCAGAAACTCAAACGTCACAAGGTCAAATCCATGCGCCTCATCGCGACCGAGGCATGCCGCCGCGCGGATAACGGCGCGTCGTTCATGGCGCGTGTGCGGCGCGAGACGGGGCTGACACTGGACGTGATTACGCCCCTTGAAGAGGCGCAACTGGCCGTCGTTAGCTGCGCGCCACTGGTCAGCCCCGAAACCGATCAGCTTCTGGTCGTTGATATCGGTGGCGGCTCGACCGAGTTGGTGTGGATTGATCTGACCGACGTGCCACGTGCTGATCGACGGCGTGCCATTATGCGCCTGCATGGCGGTTTCAATACGTGCAGAGCCGAGGATGGTCCGCACGTGCGCGTGGTGGACTGGATTAGCGTACCCTTGGGCGTTGCCACATTGCGCGACCAGTTCCGTGACGTCGCTGACGACGCAGCGCGTTTCGCCCTGATGAGCTGGTTTTTCGAGGAAAATCTGGTGGAATTCGCACCCTACAAAAGCGAGCAGACGCGCGAGGGATTTCAGATCGTCGGCACCAGCGGCACTGTCACGACAGTTGCTGCCAGCCACCTGAACCTCAAGCGGTATGATCGCAATCGCGTCGATGGCCTGCGCATGACCTCGGACGAGATCGACACAGTGATCCGTAGCTATCTGACCCTCGGACCCGAGGGACGGCGGCTTGATCCTCGCATCGGGCTGGACCGGCATGCGCTGATTATGTCGGGCGTGGCGATTTTGCAGGCGCTTTTGCGTTGTTGGCCGACGGACCGCCTGTCGGTCGCTGATCGCGGGCTGCGCGAGGGGATGTTATACGCTCAGATGTCGGCGGACGGCGTGCTGAGTATTGAGGAGGACGCATGA
- a CDS encoding fasciclin domain-containing protein — protein sequence MIRRTFMALAASTAMAFPAFAADKDIVDTAVEAGSFSTLVAAVEAAGLVETLKGEGPFTVFAPTDDAFAALPEGTVEDLLKPENKDKLAAILTYHVVAGKVMSGDLSDGMTAATVEGSDVTIKTEGGVMVNDANVTTADIEASNGVIHVIDSVLMPSM from the coding sequence ATGATCCGTAGAACCTTTATGGCGCTCGCTGCCTCCACGGCAATGGCATTCCCCGCGTTCGCGGCCGACAAAGACATTGTCGACACCGCGGTCGAAGCGGGCTCGTTCAGCACGCTGGTTGCTGCAGTCGAGGCCGCAGGCCTGGTCGAGACGCTCAAGGGAGAAGGCCCCTTTACCGTGTTTGCCCCCACTGACGATGCCTTTGCGGCACTGCCCGAAGGCACCGTCGAGGACCTGCTAAAGCCCGAAAATAAGGACAAGCTGGCCGCGATCCTGACTTATCACGTCGTTGCTGGTAAAGTTATGTCGGGCGATCTGAGCGATGGCATGACCGCCGCGACGGTCGAGGGCAGCGATGTCACGATCAAAACCGAGGGCGGCGTCATGGTGAATGATGCCAACGTCACCACGGCCGATATCGAGGCGTCGAATGGCGTCATCCATGTCATCGACAGCGTGCTGATGCCGTCTATGTAA
- a CDS encoding CHAP domain-containing protein: MTIQFTAKSWRIAPLLCAAALTLSACAGAPRTQEINHGSIDPVREAMALREAATLRAKGARVWCVPFARNVSGINIRGNAHTWWGKAKGGFEQSHTPAIGAVMSFRSTPSMPLGHVAVVSQIVSENRILIDHANWHRDQISQDMAVIDVSDKGDWSAVRLESNPDAFGGVYPVNGFILPPNHGG, from the coding sequence ATGACAATTCAATTCACCGCCAAGTCATGGCGTATAGCGCCGCTATTGTGCGCCGCCGCACTCACTCTTTCGGCTTGCGCAGGCGCACCCCGAACGCAAGAGATCAACCACGGCAGCATTGACCCGGTCCGCGAGGCTATGGCCCTGCGCGAGGCCGCGACCCTGCGCGCCAAAGGTGCGCGCGTCTGGTGCGTACCCTTTGCGCGCAACGTCAGCGGCATCAACATTCGCGGCAACGCGCATACATGGTGGGGCAAGGCCAAGGGCGGATTCGAGCAGAGTCACACCCCCGCCATCGGCGCGGTCATGTCCTTCCGTTCGACCCCGTCGATGCCCCTCGGTCATGTCGCCGTCGTGTCTCAAATCGTGTCCGAGAACCGCATTCTGATTGATCACGCCAATTGGCACCGCGATCAGATCAGCCAAGATATGGCGGTGATCGATGTATCGGACAAGGGTGATTGGTCGGCCGTGCGTCTCGAAAGCAATCCCGACGCTTTCGGCGGCGTTTATCCGGTCAATGGCTTCATCCTCCCGCCCAATCATGGCGGTTAA
- a CDS encoding RlmE family RNA methyltransferase yields the protein MNKGPDGKNTSGRGQRDLTIRVKSARGRKASSTRWLQRQLNDPYVKRAQAEGYRGRAAYKIMEVDDKFRFLVPGARVVDLGCAPGGWVQVAVPRINALGERTGKAVGTILGIDLQEMEPIVGATLHQLDFLDEGADQQVKEWLGGPADVVMSDMAASSSGHKQTDHLRIISLCEAAAYFAFDVLEEGGTFVSKVLAGGAEGELQKLLKQRFTKVSNVKPPASRSDSSEKFVVATGFRGRDSADFLP from the coding sequence ATGAATAAGGGACCGGATGGCAAGAATACGTCAGGGCGCGGCCAACGCGACCTGACGATCAGGGTCAAAAGCGCGCGGGGCCGCAAGGCGTCATCAACGCGCTGGCTGCAACGCCAGCTCAACGATCCTTATGTCAAGCGCGCGCAGGCCGAAGGTTATCGCGGGCGTGCCGCCTACAAGATCATGGAAGTAGACGATAAGTTCCGCTTTCTCGTGCCCGGCGCGCGCGTCGTCGATCTGGGGTGCGCGCCCGGCGGGTGGGTTCAAGTCGCCGTGCCGCGCATCAACGCGCTCGGCGAAAGGACCGGCAAGGCCGTCGGCACGATCCTGGGCATCGATCTGCAAGAAATGGAGCCGATTGTCGGCGCGACCCTGCATCAGCTCGACTTTCTGGACGAAGGCGCGGACCAGCAGGTCAAGGAGTGGCTGGGTGGCCCCGCCGATGTTGTAATGTCGGACATGGCCGCCTCCAGTTCGGGTCACAAGCAGACCGACCACCTGCGGATCATTTCGCTGTGCGAGGCGGCGGCCTATTTCGCCTTTGATGTACTGGAAGAAGGCGGCACGTTCGTGTCCAAGGTGCTGGCCGGCGGCGCCGAGGGCGAGCTGCAAAAGCTGCTCAAGCAACGATTTACCAAGGTCTCAAACGTCAAGCCGCCTGCGTCCCGTTCGGACAGTTCCGAGAAATTCGTAGTTGCGACAGGGTTTCGCGGCCGAGACTCAGCAGATTTTCTGCCATGA
- a CDS encoding virulence factor, producing MVDVTIVYWRDIPAQVMVGKGRHGTKKQLTERFEQAIDRAAMKIGADGSDAYLAEWRKAAPYPVEGEPTDVVEAEAARIEAEYDRERIKALIANDGWNEADATPQE from the coding sequence ATGGTCGATGTCACAATAGTCTACTGGCGGGACATTCCTGCTCAGGTCATGGTCGGCAAAGGCCGCCACGGCACTAAAAAACAACTGACCGAGCGGTTCGAGCAGGCCATAGACCGCGCCGCCATGAAGATCGGCGCAGACGGCAGCGACGCCTACCTCGCCGAATGGCGCAAGGCCGCGCCCTATCCTGTCGAGGGCGAACCCACAGACGTGGTTGAAGCCGAGGCCGCGCGCATCGAGGCGGAATATGACCGCGAGCGCATCAAGGCGCTGATCGCAAATGACGGCTGGAACGAAGCAGACGCGACCCCTCAGGAATGA
- the gdhA gene encoding NADP-specific glutamate dehydrogenase, which produces MNTIDDKLQPILDTVMHRNAGDPEFHQAAREVLESLGRVVERHPEYSEDALIERICEPERQIIFRVPWIDDRNQVQINRGFRVQFNSALGPYKGGIRFHPSVNVGIIKFLGFEQTFKNALTGMPIGGGKGGSDFDPKGRSDREIMRFCQSFMTELHRHIGEYVDVPAGDIGVGAREIGYMFGMYKRLNNRFEAGVLTGKALSYGGSRARKEATGFGTVYFVRSMLTRQGTDFEGKRCVVSGSGNVAIYAMEKILAFGGKVVACSDSAGYIVDEGGIDLDLVKQIKEVQRGRICDYVKMKGDGCHYVEGGSIWQVPCEIALPCATQNELVAKDAKALIENGVIAVAEGANMPCTPDAVQLFRAAGVLFAPGKAANAGGVATSALEMQQNASRDSWSFQKTEERLAEIMHGIHEACDQTAEEYGAPGDYVLGANIAGFVRVADAMRAMGVI; this is translated from the coding sequence TTGAACACCATTGATGACAAGCTTCAACCGATCCTCGACACGGTGATGCACCGCAACGCAGGCGATCCGGAATTCCATCAGGCCGCACGCGAGGTACTGGAAAGCTTGGGGCGGGTGGTCGAACGGCATCCTGAATACTCCGAAGACGCCCTGATCGAGCGTATCTGCGAGCCTGAGCGCCAGATCATTTTTCGGGTTCCGTGGATCGACGACCGGAATCAGGTCCAGATCAATCGCGGTTTTCGCGTCCAGTTCAACTCGGCGCTTGGTCCTTACAAGGGCGGAATTCGGTTCCACCCTTCGGTGAATGTCGGAATTATCAAGTTTCTCGGGTTCGAACAGACGTTCAAGAACGCGCTTACGGGGATGCCCATCGGCGGCGGCAAGGGCGGGTCCGATTTCGATCCGAAGGGTCGATCTGATCGCGAAATCATGCGGTTCTGCCAGTCTTTCATGACCGAACTCCACCGTCATATCGGCGAATATGTCGACGTCCCGGCGGGCGATATTGGCGTAGGCGCCCGCGAGATTGGCTACATGTTTGGCATGTACAAGCGGCTGAATAACCGCTTTGAGGCGGGCGTCCTGACGGGCAAGGCGCTGTCTTATGGCGGTTCGCGCGCGCGTAAGGAGGCGACGGGATTTGGTACTGTTTATTTCGTGCGCTCTATGCTGACCCGGCAAGGTACCGATTTCGAGGGCAAGCGATGTGTCGTGTCGGGTTCGGGAAATGTTGCCATTTATGCGATGGAAAAGATCCTCGCATTCGGCGGTAAGGTCGTCGCCTGTTCGGATTCCGCCGGCTACATTGTTGACGAGGGCGGCATCGATCTGGATCTGGTCAAACAGATCAAGGAGGTGCAGCGCGGCCGCATCTGTGACTACGTCAAGATGAAAGGCGACGGCTGCCACTACGTTGAGGGTGGCTCAATCTGGCAAGTCCCTTGCGAGATCGCCCTACCCTGCGCCACCCAAAACGAACTGGTCGCCAAGGATGCCAAAGCGCTAATCGAGAATGGTGTGATCGCCGTGGCCGAGGGCGCCAACATGCCCTGCACCCCCGACGCGGTGCAGCTATTTCGAGCGGCGGGCGTGCTGTTCGCGCCGGGCAAGGCGGCCAATGCCGGCGGCGTCGCCACATCCGCGCTGGAAATGCAGCAGAACGCCAGCCGCGACAGCTGGAGCTTTCAAAAGACCGAAGAGCGGCTGGCCGAGATCATGCATGGTATCCACGAGGCGTGCGATCAGACCGCCGAGGAATATGGCGCGCCGGGCGACTATGTCCTTGGAGCCAACATTGCCGGCTTTGTGCGCGTGGCGGACGCCATGCGAGCAATGGGCGTGATCTGA
- a CDS encoding C45 family peptidase, giving the protein MTTMTFDAVNEATAGPKWHARWQRSWPSYEAWFIASGGDRGPDRKACRAAMQCHMPELIPVYDRLVAITGDTDRAAQFLSTWCPPTYLGGCSLAALADDTGVRLLRNYDLAPDLNEGLLLRSEWTRPVMGMVEFLWGLSDGINDAGLSVALAYGGRSETGEGFGITTILRYVLETCDTVDDALAALRRVPSHMAYNLVLADRAGHTASVEILPGGGVRVMPQAVATNHQSGAARPDGASFTRTYERHAHLTRLDTQAVDLHVEFTSDSLHQDRYGEGFGTLFTAEYDPEACTMRLIWPFEQWHQSLDSFDEGSRLIDFAAAQPGGQAVPVAGPDTPDWAMAAFVDWRAVARDFAAGQGRSIDSYLPTSAPQHSASWQGYLGNA; this is encoded by the coding sequence ATGACCACCATGACATTCGACGCCGTGAACGAGGCAACCGCCGGGCCAAAATGGCACGCACGCTGGCAGCGATCCTGGCCCTCTTACGAGGCCTGGTTCATCGCAAGCGGCGGCGATCGAGGCCCCGACCGCAAGGCGTGCCGCGCAGCGATGCAGTGCCACATGCCCGAACTGATCCCGGTCTATGACCGGCTGGTTGCCATCACGGGTGATACTGATCGTGCAGCGCAGTTCCTGTCGACCTGGTGCCCGCCGACCTATTTGGGCGGCTGCTCGCTGGCGGCGCTGGCTGACGACACGGGCGTTCGGCTGCTGCGCAACTACGACCTTGCGCCCGACCTGAACGAAGGCCTGTTGCTGCGCAGCGAATGGACGCGCCCCGTAATGGGCATGGTCGAGTTCCTCTGGGGTCTGTCCGACGGCATCAACGATGCTGGCCTCTCGGTCGCGTTGGCCTATGGCGGCCGTTCCGAGACGGGCGAGGGGTTCGGCATCACGACGATCCTGCGCTACGTGCTCGAGACCTGCGATACGGTGGACGACGCGCTGGCGGCCCTGCGGCGCGTGCCATCTCATATGGCCTACAACCTCGTGCTGGCGGACCGCGCGGGACACACCGCCAGTGTCGAGATTCTGCCCGGCGGCGGCGTGCGGGTGATGCCCCAAGCCGTAGCGACTAATCATCAGAGCGGTGCTGCGCGACCCGACGGCGCCTCCTTTACCCGCACCTATGAACGCCACGCGCATCTGACACGCCTCGACACGCAAGCCGTCGATCTGCACGTCGAATTTACCTCGGACTCACTGCACCAGGATCGCTATGGCGAAGGCTTTGGCACTTTGTTCACCGCCGAATACGACCCCGAGGCATGCACCATGCGCCTCATCTGGCCGTTCGAGCAGTGGCACCAGTCGCTGGACAGCTTCGATGAGGGGTCGCGCCTGATCGACTTCGCAGCCGCGCAGCCCGGCGGACAGGCAGTTCCGGTCGCCGGTCCCGATACACCCGATTGGGCGATGGCCGCCTTTGTCGACTGGCGCGCCGTCGCGCGCGACTTTGCGGCAGGGCAGGGACGCAGCATTGACAGCTATCTGCCGACATCGGCACCCCAACATTCGGCGTCGTGGCAGGGGTATTTGGGTAACGCTTGA
- a CDS encoding methylenetetrahydrofolate reductase translates to MALLNFRKRGHAAPATPPAAVQALLKDYSIEVMPRTAEKVENFRDLLPEGTRVYIAHIEGTPIEDMVATAKRLAEDGYPVMPHFPARIIKDRATLADWIARYQGEAGVDQALVLAGGVTHPHGDYDSSMQLLESGEFGKAGFKRLHVAGHPEGNRDIDPSGGMENVTAALKWKQAFADTSDAEMALATQFAFEAGPIIEWADSLKAADIDLPIHIGIAGPAKLQTLIKFAIACGVGPSLKVLQKRAMDVTKLLLPYEPSEIISELAAHKAANPDFNITNVHFFPLGGIKANATWAIENAGASGVPASALQ, encoded by the coding sequence ATGGCCCTTTTGAACTTTAGAAAGCGCGGCCACGCCGCCCCTGCGACGCCGCCCGCCGCCGTTCAGGCACTGCTCAAGGACTATTCCATCGAGGTGATGCCGCGCACAGCCGAGAAGGTCGAGAATTTCCGCGATCTGCTGCCCGAGGGCACGCGCGTCTACATCGCCCATATCGAGGGCACGCCGATCGAGGATATGGTCGCCACCGCCAAGCGTCTAGCCGAGGACGGCTATCCCGTCATGCCACATTTCCCCGCGCGCATCATCAAGGACCGCGCGACACTGGCCGACTGGATCGCACGCTATCAAGGCGAGGCGGGCGTCGATCAGGCATTGGTTCTGGCGGGCGGTGTGACGCACCCGCATGGCGATTACGACAGCTCGATGCAGCTGCTGGAGTCAGGCGAATTCGGCAAGGCAGGGTTCAAGCGTCTGCATGTCGCAGGCCATCCCGAGGGCAACCGCGATATCGACCCGTCAGGCGGGATGGAGAACGTGACTGCCGCGCTGAAATGGAAGCAGGCCTTTGCCGACACATCCGACGCCGAGATGGCGCTGGCTACGCAGTTTGCCTTTGAGGCCGGACCGATCATCGAATGGGCCGATAGCCTCAAGGCCGCTGACATCGACCTGCCTATTCATATCGGCATCGCCGGCCCGGCCAAACTACAAACGCTCATTAAATTCGCCATCGCTTGCGGTGTCGGCCCATCGCTAAAGGTGCTGCAAAAGCGTGCGATGGACGTGACCAAGCTGCTGCTGCCATATGAGCCGTCGGAGATTATTTCCGAACTGGCCGCGCATAAGGCAGCCAACCCCGACTTCAACATCACCAACGTGCATTTCTTTCCGCTCGGCGGTATCAAGGCGAATGCAACATGGGCCATCGAAAATGCAGGCGCGTCTGGCGTGCCTGCCTCGGCCCTGCAATAA
- a CDS encoding CopG family transcriptional regulator, whose amino-acid sequence MSNVKQLRDKQPENEKITINLGFVDLGRIDLLVQEGFYSNRSDFIRTAIRNQIDAQSEIVTKSVERHTMELGLRDYTRADLEALRDGGEILHVKVVGLARIAADVTPELAKQTIGSITVLGALQASREIKEALADRIL is encoded by the coding sequence ATGAGTAACGTCAAGCAGCTGCGCGACAAGCAGCCCGAGAATGAAAAGATCACGATCAATCTGGGGTTTGTTGACCTCGGGCGGATCGACCTGCTGGTGCAGGAGGGATTCTATTCGAACCGCAGTGATTTCATACGCACGGCCATTCGAAACCAGATCGACGCACAGTCCGAGATCGTGACCAAATCGGTCGAGCGCCACACGATGGAACTGGGCCTGCGCGACTACACCCGCGCCGATCTGGAGGCGCTGCGCGATGGCGGCGAAATCCTGCACGTCAAGGTGGTGGGCCTTGCGCGCATCGCCGCCGACGTCACCCCCGAACTGGCGAAACAAACAATCGGGTCCATTACCGTGCTGGGGGCGCTTCAGGCCTCTCGCGAAATCAAGGAAGCCTTGGCCGACCGCATTCTCTAG
- a CDS encoding LytS/YhcK type 5TM receptor domain-containing protein, which produces MLLPQIIGSLAVVAVLASVYGVIRTRMSDSKAQIVLGLAFGLIAMFQMNALIEIVPGVILDMRNVPVALAGAFLGWRGALLCLAIAAATRFSIGGVGMPSGIAAMTIACLAGHVWDRCTLRATRRNIWQFLALAVLVSGHIGAAVLLPWDVCLAFFATAALPMTALNMLSIPIAAVFLERERLRMMAERALIAGQTHDPVSGLVSFAQFTAEATALLRSDCNGRVAGFIIVRALGSTRLAKELGRDVFRQAQGAMRLRMQELDVSGLPIAVTADDRLVMALDFRQVAESERIATEVRRILNDHAYHVAGDTALRMTVSIGIHRTPTLDQLTAHLEDVAFSSAGLTKVARKRRARPFRDLGGHNRTTAIERPEQERLFTAASVLLACKQAG; this is translated from the coding sequence ATGCTGTTACCTCAAATCATTGGCTCTTTGGCCGTCGTGGCTGTGCTCGCTTCTGTCTATGGCGTGATCAGAACACGAATGAGCGACTCCAAAGCTCAGATCGTTTTGGGGCTGGCCTTTGGTTTGATCGCCATGTTCCAGATGAATGCGCTAATCGAAATAGTGCCCGGCGTCATCCTTGACATGCGCAACGTACCAGTCGCTCTGGCGGGCGCATTCCTCGGCTGGCGCGGCGCGCTGCTGTGCCTTGCTATTGCGGCGGCGACACGATTTTCCATCGGTGGTGTTGGAATGCCCTCGGGGATCGCGGCCATGACCATCGCCTGCCTTGCAGGTCATGTCTGGGACCGCTGTACGTTGCGGGCAACGCGCCGCAATATATGGCAGTTTTTGGCGCTGGCCGTTTTGGTCAGCGGGCATATAGGTGCTGCGGTTTTACTGCCTTGGGACGTCTGCCTAGCGTTTTTTGCTACAGCCGCCCTGCCGATGACCGCCCTGAACATGCTGTCGATTCCCATCGCCGCCGTGTTTCTTGAGCGTGAAAGATTACGCATGATGGCCGAGCGCGCGCTGATTGCCGGACAGACGCATGACCCGGTTAGCGGGCTTGTCAGTTTTGCCCAATTTACTGCAGAGGCAACGGCACTGCTGCGCAGCGATTGCAACGGTCGCGTCGCCGGATTCATCATAGTGCGCGCCCTTGGCAGCACCCGCTTGGCCAAAGAACTGGGGCGCGATGTGTTTCGTCAGGCCCAAGGCGCGATGCGTCTTCGCATGCAAGAGTTGGACGTAAGTGGCCTTCCGATTGCGGTGACTGCGGATGATCGGCTCGTCATGGCGCTGGATTTCCGCCAAGTGGCGGAAAGCGAGCGTATCGCCACTGAGGTGCGCCGTATTCTGAATGACCACGCCTATCACGTTGCGGGCGATACGGCGCTACGGATGACCGTGTCGATCGGCATCCACCGCACTCCGACGCTGGATCAATTGACCGCCCATCTCGAAGATGTCGCATTCAGCAGCGCCGGTTTAACCAAAGTGGCGCGCAAGCGACGTGCCCGGCCCTTCCGTGACCTTGGAGGGCACAACCGCACGACAGCGATCGAGCGCCCGGAGCAAGAGCGCCTCTTTACAGCAGCGAGCGTTCTGCTGGCATGTAAACAAGCCGGGTGA